From the genome of Cytobacillus firmus, one region includes:
- a CDS encoding (Fe-S)-binding protein has protein sequence MTSQLAYKETFDCVQCGYCLPACPTYASMGKERHSPRGRINLVQMAAEGKISVDEITESLELCLGCRACETACPTNVQYGKILESFKQVKRADAPAPFMENMALQKALPNKKLLASMRASLRAYQKTGMDSIARKSKALSILPEQLRAFEEIAPAVEMPNKQLRTGILLPEREPKARVAFFTGCIMDVFFAKINDLSIKLLQHAGCEVTVIKEQTCCGALQNHSGDTGTSRKLAKENIAAFEKGNFDFVVNAIGGCGAMLVEYDHLLAEDPEWAERARVFAQKNKDVSVILNKLGINFSRELSGAVTYQPSCHLLNVQKVADDPVQLLESIPGITYVPLPKGDMCCGSAGIYNIVHYEESMEILDAKMEHVQKISPDTIVTSNPGCHLQMCLGVKREGLEDKVRVVHIIELLAEACGINHK, from the coding sequence ATGACTAGCCAGCTCGCCTATAAAGAAACGTTTGACTGTGTCCAATGCGGCTATTGTCTTCCTGCATGCCCCACATACGCCAGTATGGGGAAAGAAAGGCACTCACCAAGGGGCCGGATCAATCTTGTGCAAATGGCGGCGGAAGGAAAAATATCCGTCGATGAAATTACCGAATCGCTGGAGCTCTGCCTTGGCTGCCGCGCCTGTGAGACGGCATGTCCAACCAATGTTCAATATGGCAAAATCCTCGAGTCTTTTAAGCAAGTAAAGAGGGCTGACGCACCAGCTCCTTTCATGGAGAACATGGCTCTGCAAAAAGCATTGCCCAATAAAAAGCTGCTCGCATCCATGAGAGCTTCACTTCGGGCCTATCAGAAAACAGGCATGGATTCGATTGCCCGCAAAAGCAAGGCGCTCAGCATTCTTCCAGAACAGCTTAGGGCTTTTGAAGAGATCGCTCCGGCTGTGGAAATGCCAAATAAACAGCTGAGAACAGGCATCCTTCTGCCAGAGCGCGAGCCGAAAGCCCGTGTAGCATTTTTTACAGGCTGTATTATGGATGTGTTTTTTGCCAAAATCAATGACCTTAGCATCAAGCTGCTTCAGCATGCCGGGTGCGAAGTCACCGTAATCAAGGAACAGACCTGCTGCGGGGCGCTTCAGAATCATAGCGGAGATACGGGAACATCCAGGAAATTGGCGAAGGAAAATATTGCAGCTTTTGAAAAAGGGAACTTTGATTTTGTGGTTAATGCGATTGGCGGCTGCGGTGCGATGCTCGTTGAATATGATCACCTTCTCGCAGAAGACCCGGAATGGGCAGAGCGTGCCAGGGTGTTCGCACAAAAGAATAAAGATGTAAGTGTAATACTGAACAAACTCGGAATCAATTTCAGCCGGGAACTCTCAGGTGCTGTGACCTATCAGCCATCCTGCCATTTGTTAAATGTGCAGAAGGTGGCGGATGATCCCGTTCAGCTCCTCGAAAGCATACCAGGCATTACATATGTTCCGCTTCCGAAAGGGGATATGTGCTGCGGATCGGCCGGAATCTATAATATTGTTCACTATGAAGAGTCCATGGAAATACTCGACGCCAAAATGGAACATGTCCAAAAAATATCGCCTGATACCATCGTAACGTCCAACCCTGGCTGCCATCTGCAGATGTGCCTCGGGGTTAAACGCGAGGGGCTTGAAGACAAGGTGCGTGTGGTCCATATCATCGAATTACTGGCAGAAGCCTGCGGGATTAATCATAAATAA
- the lhgO gene encoding L-2-hydroxyglutarate oxidase, translated as MYDYIIIGGGIVGLSTGMELLNRFPSAKVAILEKESHVAAHQTGHNSGVIHSGIYYKPGSYKARLAKKGSESMTEFCRKHGLEVDICGKVIVASEDFELPLLDDLYQRGLDNGLGIRMIDQSELHEIEPHVNGKKAIHVPMAGIVNYKQVSEKMAEIITAKGGDILLNHKVLAIDENTQEVIVQTSRGEVRGAYYVNCGGLQSDRIAKLAGLKTDVKIVPFRGEYFMLKPEKSSLVKNLIYPVPNPNFPFLGVHFTRMINGAIDVGPNAVLSFKREGYKKTDLNVADLMEVMAYKGFWKLAKKYMKEGVEEMIRSASKELFMKNVQKLMPDIQKDDIVPGPAGVRAQALKDDGSLVDDFFIVPSKRSIHVLNAPSPAATASIEIGKEIVRKMDGMFKMESAV; from the coding sequence ATGTATGATTACATCATTATTGGCGGGGGCATTGTCGGCCTGTCAACAGGAATGGAGCTGCTGAACCGGTTTCCATCAGCAAAAGTGGCCATCCTGGAAAAAGAAAGCCACGTAGCGGCCCACCAGACGGGCCATAACAGCGGAGTCATCCATTCCGGAATCTATTATAAGCCTGGCAGCTATAAAGCCAGGCTTGCCAAAAAAGGCAGTGAGTCCATGACAGAATTTTGCCGGAAGCATGGGCTTGAAGTGGATATCTGCGGGAAAGTCATTGTCGCGAGCGAAGATTTCGAGCTGCCGCTTTTGGACGATTTATATCAGCGCGGGCTGGACAACGGCCTTGGAATACGCATGATTGACCAGTCGGAGCTGCATGAAATCGAGCCGCATGTGAACGGAAAAAAGGCCATCCATGTGCCAATGGCCGGAATTGTCAACTATAAGCAGGTTTCGGAAAAAATGGCGGAGATCATTACAGCAAAAGGCGGGGACATCCTGCTGAATCATAAAGTTTTGGCGATTGATGAAAATACTCAGGAAGTTATCGTTCAGACCAGCAGGGGAGAGGTAAGGGGAGCTTACTATGTAAACTGCGGCGGCCTGCAGTCAGACCGGATTGCCAAGCTTGCCGGATTGAAGACGGATGTTAAAATCGTGCCATTCAGGGGCGAGTATTTCATGCTCAAGCCGGAGAAAAGCAGTCTCGTCAAAAATCTGATATACCCGGTGCCAAATCCCAACTTCCCGTTCCTTGGGGTCCATTTTACCCGCATGATTAACGGAGCTATTGATGTGGGTCCAAATGCCGTTCTAAGCTTTAAAAGGGAAGGCTATAAAAAGACAGACCTGAATGTGGCGGACCTGATGGAGGTTATGGCTTATAAAGGCTTCTGGAAGCTTGCAAAGAAATATATGAAAGAGGGAGTGGAAGAAATGATCCGCTCTGCATCCAAAGAGCTGTTCATGAAAAATGTCCAGAAGCTTATGCCGGACATTCAGAAGGATGATATTGTACCCGGGCCTGCCGGTGTCAGAGCGCAGGCCTTGAAGGACGATGGTTCATTAGTCGATGACTTTTTCATTGTACCCAGCAAACGCTCCATCCATGTTTTAAATGCACCATCTCCGGCCGCGACGGCGTCCATAGAGATTGGAAAAGAGATCGTGAGGAAGATGGACGGAATGTTTAAGATGGAATCAGCTGTTTAA
- the cbpA gene encoding cyclic di-AMP binding protein CbpA, with protein MLIRHQMVEKKDVRFCDETFNLQQALQFINETGYRCVPILDAAHTKFVGNIYKVDILEYKENHSLDEPITALAKDQQTIIDEDDSFMKAFFTLKRYPYLPVENDQGHFVGLLTHAAVLELLEEAWGLNRGSYTLTVGSYGTQGTLKKISSIISKYSDIQGVISLDSSNFHVSLIRRILFTLPKDTTEETLDKIKKELDINGFRVIGVECHNGEC; from the coding sequence ATGCTGATTCGCCATCAGATGGTGGAGAAAAAAGATGTCCGGTTTTGTGATGAAACCTTTAATTTGCAACAGGCACTGCAGTTTATAAATGAAACTGGCTACCGCTGTGTCCCTATACTGGATGCGGCACATACAAAGTTTGTCGGCAATATTTATAAGGTTGATATTTTAGAATACAAGGAGAATCATTCTTTGGATGAGCCGATTACGGCACTGGCTAAAGACCAGCAGACCATAATTGATGAGGATGACTCCTTCATGAAAGCCTTTTTCACGCTGAAGAGATATCCTTATCTTCCGGTTGAAAATGACCAGGGGCATTTTGTCGGATTGCTGACACATGCGGCCGTACTGGAGCTGCTGGAGGAAGCGTGGGGACTGAACCGCGGAAGCTATACGCTGACTGTAGGCAGCTATGGCACACAGGGAACATTGAAAAAGATAAGCAGTATTATCAGTAAGTACAGCGATATCCAGGGAGTCATCTCATTGGATTCATCCAACTTCCATGTCAGTCTGATCCGCCGTATCCTCTTTACATTGCCGAAGGATACGACTGAAGAAACTTTAGATAAAATCAAGAAAGAACTGGACATAAATGGATTCCGGGTGATCGGAGTCGAGTGTCATAATGGAGAATGCTGA
- a CDS encoding LytTR family DNA-binding domain-containing protein, with protein MKGAEKNVESITVVSLLDVIGELFSDEISIAVSNTSEYIYYRPSKRIDLKIRPGDMVKEGTIAYKALGTQQRVSEFIDRDVFGVPYNGMAVPFLHEGKLEGCVTAIFPALTDGKSVVTMKTNDGWIPIPFSEVVCLEAKDKKTYVHTGGHSGTHKYSLQDFEYSLPKDSFIRCHRSFIVNVNHIKEIFPDTHSTFLLVMKNGDRVPVSQSYSSYFRKLLGF; from the coding sequence ATGAAAGGTGCTGAAAAGAACGTGGAAAGCATTACAGTTGTATCGCTGCTGGATGTAATTGGGGAGCTGTTTTCCGATGAGATTTCCATAGCGGTTTCCAATACGAGTGAATATATTTATTACAGGCCGAGCAAGCGCATCGATTTGAAAATCAGGCCGGGGGACATGGTAAAGGAAGGGACCATCGCCTATAAGGCTTTAGGGACACAGCAAAGGGTGTCGGAGTTTATAGACCGTGATGTGTTCGGTGTTCCGTATAACGGCATGGCTGTGCCATTTTTGCATGAAGGGAAGCTTGAAGGCTGTGTAACGGCGATTTTCCCGGCTTTGACGGACGGCAAATCGGTTGTGACGATGAAAACGAATGATGGCTGGATTCCGATTCCTTTTTCCGAGGTTGTCTGCCTGGAGGCAAAGGATAAGAAGACCTATGTACATACAGGCGGCCATTCAGGCACCCATAAATACTCGCTGCAGGATTTTGAGTATTCGCTGCCTAAGGACAGTTTCATCCGCTGCCACCGCTCATTCATTGTAAATGTTAATCATATCAAGGAAATCTTTCCTGATACCCATTCCACCTTTCTCCTCGTCATGAAAAATGGGGACCGGGTGCCTGTCAGCCAGTCCTATTCCAGCTATTTCAGGAAATTACTCGGTTTTTAG
- a CDS encoding acetyl-CoA hydrolase/transferase family protein → MEKHLERIRDSRLRDRVVTPEEAASWIQDGMTLGLSGFTRAGDVKAVPFALADRAKHESFKVNVYTGASLGSDVDKLFAEAGILGKRLPFQADPTMRKGINQGDFLFVDQHLSHTAELIRANVMDPIDFAILEAVSISEDGLIIPSTSIGNSLSFAENARHIIVEINLAQSAQLEGLHDLYEPGRQGERNPIPLTKADDRIGTPGINVDLDKVRGIVFTNQQDSPSTIVPPDEETAIMAQHLLQFLRGEIAAGRLTNSLAPLQSGIGSVANAVLHGMLDSEFENLEVYSEVLQDAVFDLMDAGKVNFASCCSITLSDEKMKEVFTNFDRYRDRLIMRPQEISNHPEIIRRLGLISINTALELDIYGNVNSTHVLGTKMMNGIGGSGDFARNARLAIFVTKSIAKDGKISSIVPFVSHVDHTEHDVDIIVTEQGFADLRGLAPRQRVELIIENCAHPLYRDQLRNYYREALTRGGQTPHVLEKALSWHTDFAKNGTMLKETAAASARQ, encoded by the coding sequence ATGGAGAAACATTTAGAACGGATTCGCGATAGCCGCCTGCGTGACCGGGTAGTTACACCTGAAGAAGCAGCATCCTGGATTCAGGATGGCATGACTCTGGGGCTAAGCGGCTTTACACGTGCAGGTGATGTGAAAGCGGTGCCATTTGCGCTCGCAGACCGTGCCAAACATGAGAGTTTTAAAGTGAATGTCTACACGGGCGCTTCTTTGGGATCTGATGTGGATAAGCTTTTTGCGGAAGCAGGGATTTTGGGAAAAAGGCTGCCATTTCAGGCCGATCCGACCATGAGAAAAGGGATTAACCAGGGGGATTTTCTATTTGTCGATCAGCATTTATCCCACACGGCAGAGCTTATCCGCGCTAATGTCATGGATCCTATTGATTTCGCTATTTTGGAAGCGGTTTCTATCTCGGAGGACGGGCTGATCATTCCGTCTACTTCTATCGGAAACTCACTGTCTTTCGCTGAAAATGCGAGACATATCATTGTTGAAATCAATTTGGCCCAATCCGCACAGCTGGAAGGATTGCATGATTTATATGAACCTGGCAGGCAGGGGGAGCGTAATCCGATCCCGCTGACGAAAGCGGACGACCGTATCGGCACTCCAGGAATTAATGTGGATCTGGATAAGGTGAGGGGAATCGTATTCACGAATCAGCAGGACTCGCCTTCGACGATCGTGCCGCCGGATGAAGAAACCGCCATCATGGCACAGCATCTGCTTCAGTTTCTCCGCGGGGAAATTGCAGCAGGAAGGCTGACAAATAGCCTTGCACCGCTGCAGTCGGGGATCGGATCTGTGGCGAATGCCGTGCTTCATGGAATGCTTGACTCTGAGTTTGAGAATCTGGAAGTCTATTCAGAAGTGCTTCAGGATGCCGTATTTGATTTGATGGATGCCGGAAAGGTGAACTTTGCTTCCTGCTGTTCTATCACACTATCAGATGAAAAGATGAAAGAGGTTTTCACGAACTTTGACCGGTACAGGGACCGCTTAATCATGCGTCCTCAGGAGATTTCCAACCATCCTGAAATCATCCGCCGCCTCGGCTTGATTTCGATCAATACAGCACTGGAGCTTGATATTTATGGAAACGTGAACTCCACCCATGTCCTTGGAACGAAAATGATGAATGGCATCGGCGGATCCGGCGATTTTGCCAGAAATGCGCGACTGGCAATCTTCGTGACGAAGTCTATTGCCAAAGACGGCAAGATTTCAAGCATCGTCCCATTCGTCTCCCATGTCGACCACACCGAGCATGATGTAGATATCATTGTAACAGAACAGGGCTTTGCAGACCTGCGGGGGCTGGCTCCAAGGCAGCGCGTGGAGTTGATCATTGAAAATTGCGCACACCCGCTGTACCGCGACCAGCTTCGCAACTATTACCGGGAAGCTCTCACAAGAGGCGGCCAAACACCGCACGTACTGGAAAAGGCACTCTCCTGGCACACAGACTTTGCAAAAAATGGAACCATGCTGAAAGAAACAGCGGCAGCTTCTGCCCGTCAGTGA
- a CDS encoding class I SAM-dependent rRNA methyltransferase, producing the protein MSNAIKLIAASKYKNSFRDGYPLVTEESVLRIPNGIKEGAVIELTDESGRFIGKGYYGKQNKGRGWILSRNPQENFDEAFFAKKFQEALRRREALFRDPDTTAFRVFNGEGDGIGGITIDYYDGFYVISWYSEGIYTFRDTVIQAFMNSADVKGLYEKKRFAVKGTYIEDDDFAAGERASFPLMVKENGISFPIYLNDGAMVGVFLDQRHVRKTIRDKYAKGKTVLNTFSYTGAFSAAAALGGAVKTTSVDLANRSKSKTIEMFSVNCIDFEAQDIIVEDVFNYFKYAVRKQLAFDMVILDPPSFARSKKHTFSARKDYPELLAQAIQITEKNGIIVASSNCSTFNMKKFKDFIKKAFAQTGDRYKILEEFTLPEDFRTIKEFKEGDYLKVAFIQKL; encoded by the coding sequence ATGAGTAATGCTATCAAATTAATCGCGGCTTCTAAATATAAGAATAGTTTTAGGGATGGCTATCCGCTTGTGACGGAGGAGTCGGTGCTGCGGATTCCGAATGGCATCAAAGAGGGTGCGGTCATTGAGCTGACCGACGAGAGCGGCCGGTTTATCGGCAAAGGATATTATGGAAAGCAGAATAAAGGCAGGGGCTGGATACTGTCGCGAAATCCTCAGGAAAACTTTGATGAAGCATTTTTTGCGAAGAAATTCCAAGAAGCGTTAAGGAGACGGGAAGCTCTATTCCGTGATCCCGATACAACCGCTTTTCGGGTTTTTAATGGAGAAGGAGACGGAATCGGAGGCATCACGATTGATTATTATGATGGCTTTTATGTGATCAGCTGGTACAGTGAAGGCATTTATACGTTCAGGGATACGGTGATTCAGGCATTCATGAACAGTGCTGATGTAAAAGGATTGTATGAAAAGAAACGGTTTGCTGTAAAAGGCACTTATATAGAGGACGATGATTTTGCGGCAGGAGAGCGGGCCTCTTTTCCGCTGATGGTGAAGGAGAATGGAATCAGCTTTCCCATTTATCTGAATGATGGCGCCATGGTAGGTGTATTCCTTGATCAGAGGCATGTCCGGAAGACGATCAGGGACAAGTATGCAAAAGGAAAAACGGTCCTGAATACGTTCTCTTATACAGGCGCTTTTTCAGCTGCTGCCGCATTAGGGGGAGCAGTGAAAACAACCAGTGTCGACCTTGCCAACCGCAGCAAAAGCAAAACCATTGAAATGTTCAGCGTCAACTGCATTGATTTTGAGGCACAGGATATCATTGTGGAAGATGTGTTCAACTACTTCAAATATGCTGTCCGGAAGCAGCTGGCATTTGATATGGTTATCCTGGATCCTCCAAGCTTTGCCCGTTCCAAAAAGCATACTTTCAGCGCCAGAAAAGATTATCCGGAGTTGCTTGCGCAGGCCATTCAGATCACAGAAAAAAACGGAATCATTGTGGCCTCATCCAACTGCAGCACATTCAACATGAAAAAATTCAAAGACTTTATCAAAAAAGCATTCGCACAGACAGGTGACCGCTACAAAATCCTTGAGGAATTCACCCTTCCTGAAGACTTCCGCACCATTAAGGAATTCAAAGAAGGAGACTACCTTAAAGTAGCATTCATACAGAAGCTGTAA
- a CDS encoding TRAP transporter substrate-binding protein produces the protein MKSYVLLAGMVLLLAAFFGYRSFFPGEEIPYDDDQEGLKDQIVFKFSHVVAENTPKGLAAQRFAELVAEKSDGHIKIEVFPNGSLYSDIEEINALKEGQVHFIAPSTSKLGMLSPKWAVLDLPFAFPSRKAALEGLNGDIGEQLLDSLRGDGIKGLAHWPNGFKQLTTNKGPIQKPEDLKGQSFRIMQSDVISAQFSRLKAKAIQDSFNSTYKLLEEGEVDGEENTVSNIYSKKFYNLQKHMTISNHGYLGYVVMMSGKVWNEQSEETKKILLEAMEETTAWNSRMAFDMNEELLEKIRQNSSIQIHELTPEEKQEWQAVLDPIYEDFSQDIGKNLVEEMKELRGKYE, from the coding sequence ATGAAAAGCTATGTTCTCCTTGCCGGCATGGTTTTACTGCTGGCTGCCTTCTTTGGCTATCGAAGCTTTTTTCCGGGGGAAGAGATTCCCTACGATGATGACCAGGAAGGGCTTAAGGATCAAATTGTCTTCAAATTCAGCCATGTGGTGGCTGAAAATACGCCGAAGGGCCTTGCCGCTCAAAGATTTGCAGAGCTTGTCGCCGAAAAATCGGATGGCCATATAAAAATAGAAGTGTTCCCAAACGGCAGCCTCTATTCTGATATTGAAGAAATTAATGCGCTTAAGGAAGGGCAGGTTCACTTTATTGCCCCTTCCACCTCTAAGCTTGGGATGCTTTCCCCAAAGTGGGCTGTGCTGGATTTGCCTTTTGCCTTCCCATCGCGCAAAGCGGCTCTTGAAGGCCTGAATGGGGATATCGGCGAGCAGCTGCTTGATTCGCTTCGAGGGGACGGCATTAAAGGGCTCGCCCACTGGCCAAATGGATTTAAGCAGCTCACCACGAATAAAGGGCCCATTCAAAAACCCGAGGATCTGAAAGGGCAATCCTTCCGAATCATGCAAAGTGATGTGATATCGGCCCAATTCAGCCGCCTGAAGGCAAAGGCTATTCAGGATTCCTTCAATTCCACTTACAAGCTGCTGGAAGAAGGTGAAGTGGATGGTGAAGAAAACACGGTTTCCAATATCTACTCAAAGAAATTTTATAACCTGCAAAAGCATATGACAATCAGCAATCATGGCTATCTGGGATATGTGGTGATGATGAGCGGGAAGGTCTGGAATGAGCAGAGTGAGGAAACAAAGAAGATTCTGCTGGAGGCGATGGAAGAAACAACTGCCTGGAACAGCCGGATGGCCTTTGACATGAACGAAGAACTGCTTGAAAAAATCAGGCAGAATTCCTCCATTCAGATTCATGAACTTACACCGGAAGAAAAACAGGAATGGCAAGCTGTGCTGGATCCCATCTATGAAGACTTTTCACAGGATATCGGGAAGAACCTGGTGGAAGAGATGAAGGAACTGCGGGGTAAATATGAATAA
- a CDS encoding ATP-binding protein — protein sequence MNQLPIRWKITILSYAVVIFSLLIGGMVVIANIQEQEEKELRIRSMNTARTVAELSDVKKGILQPQGWKTVNKVAEEIRIINETDYIVIMNMERIRYSHPVRELIGRPSSGEDEKPAFAEHIYFSKAEGDVGTFIRAFIPIKDESLNQIGVVVVGNKIPSITEIITDLANEISIIVLLTLIFGLIGSLMLANHIKKQMFQLEPHEIKRMLEERTATFHSINEGVIAIDNQENITIFNEKAKKIFSVSGKVAGKKIRDVLKDTRLPEIVESNRAVYNEQIIVSGKVILSTRIPIRKDNEKIGAVAIFQDRTEVTKLAEELTGVKSFVEALRVQNHEHMNKLHTIAGLIQLGKADKALQLTFDASEEQENLSNFLSDKIRNDAIAGLLLSKVRRGKELGISVVIDPKSSLEEFPDRLDHHDFVLLLGNLIENAFGAFEHSDREDRKIDISIEQTEEICAVLVEDNGSGIEEAILPKIYEKGFTANKSGGTGYGLYLVKQIAEKGGGAIEVSTHRDEGTSFTIVFPMESEGETYGG from the coding sequence GTGAATCAGCTGCCCATCCGCTGGAAGATTACCATATTGTCTTATGCAGTCGTTATTTTTTCTTTATTGATTGGCGGAATGGTCGTGATTGCAAACATCCAGGAGCAGGAAGAAAAAGAACTGAGGATACGCTCGATGAATACGGCCAGAACGGTGGCAGAGCTGTCAGATGTGAAAAAAGGAATCCTGCAGCCGCAGGGCTGGAAGACGGTTAACAAAGTTGCTGAGGAAATCCGGATTATCAATGAAACCGACTATATCGTTATCATGAATATGGAACGTATCCGCTATTCCCATCCGGTTCGGGAGCTGATCGGCAGGCCTTCATCAGGTGAGGATGAGAAACCTGCTTTTGCCGAGCATATCTATTTTTCCAAGGCTGAGGGAGACGTCGGCACCTTTATACGCGCATTCATACCGATTAAAGATGAAAGCCTCAATCAAATCGGTGTGGTTGTTGTCGGCAATAAGATCCCTTCGATTACGGAGATTATCACAGATCTGGCAAATGAGATCAGCATCATTGTGCTTTTGACGCTCATATTTGGACTGATCGGTTCTTTAATGCTCGCCAATCATATTAAAAAGCAGATGTTCCAGCTGGAGCCCCATGAAATCAAACGGATGCTGGAGGAAAGGACAGCCACTTTCCACTCGATCAATGAAGGCGTAATTGCAATCGATAACCAGGAAAACATTACGATTTTCAATGAAAAGGCAAAGAAAATTTTTAGTGTGTCCGGCAAAGTCGCAGGCAAAAAAATCAGAGACGTGCTAAAAGACACAAGGCTTCCGGAAATTGTAGAAAGTAATCGAGCCGTCTATAATGAACAGATCATTGTAAGCGGCAAGGTCATCCTGAGCACCAGAATTCCCATCCGGAAAGACAATGAGAAGATCGGAGCTGTGGCCATCTTCCAGGACCGCACGGAAGTTACGAAGCTTGCAGAAGAGCTGACCGGTGTAAAAAGCTTTGTTGAGGCGCTCAGGGTGCAGAACCATGAACATATGAACAAGCTTCATACCATTGCGGGATTGATTCAGCTCGGGAAAGCTGACAAAGCACTCCAGCTGACGTTTGATGCATCTGAAGAGCAGGAAAACCTCTCGAATTTCCTCAGCGATAAAATCAGGAACGATGCCATTGCAGGGCTTTTATTAAGCAAAGTAAGGCGCGGAAAGGAATTGGGCATCTCGGTGGTCATCGACCCAAAGAGCAGCCTCGAGGAGTTCCCGGACCGGCTGGATCACCATGATTTTGTTCTGCTTCTGGGCAATCTGATTGAAAATGCTTTCGGTGCCTTTGAGCATAGTGACCGGGAAGATCGAAAAATTGACATCAGCATTGAACAGACCGAGGAGATTTGTGCGGTGCTGGTGGAAGATAACGGCAGCGGGATAGAGGAAGCGATATTGCCGAAAATATATGAAAAAGGATTTACCGCCAATAAATCTGGCGGGACAGGCTACGGGCTTTACCTTGTCAAACAAATTGCAGAAAAAGGCGGGGGAGCGATCGAGGTTTCAACACACAGGGATGAAGGAACCTCTTTTACAATCGTTTTTCCGATGGAATCGGAGGGAGAAACATATGGCGGTTAA
- a CDS encoding response regulator, whose protein sequence is MAVKEEISVLLIEDDPMVQEVNKEFIASVPGFTIIAAAGNGEEGIALAKELQPDLVILDIFMPKKNGIQTLQEFRKQNLDSDVIVVSAAKDKETIKLMLQNGARDYIIKPFKLNRIQQALEKYRHYRESLKEAGTLSQEQLDALLYAKQAKKEENVLPKGLNEFTLNEITVFMKQQTEPRSAEEVANGIGIARVTARRYLDYLEKSGAIRLDIQYGGVGRPVNRYVIV, encoded by the coding sequence ATGGCGGTTAAAGAAGAAATCAGTGTGCTGCTGATTGAAGATGATCCAATGGTCCAGGAAGTGAATAAGGAATTTATTGCAAGTGTGCCCGGATTTACGATCATCGCTGCGGCCGGGAATGGGGAGGAAGGCATTGCCCTGGCGAAAGAGCTGCAGCCTGACCTTGTGATTTTGGATATTTTCATGCCGAAAAAAAATGGAATCCAAACCCTGCAGGAATTCCGGAAGCAAAACCTTGATTCTGATGTCATTGTCGTATCCGCCGCAAAGGATAAGGAAACCATTAAGCTGATGCTTCAAAACGGCGCCAGGGATTATATTATCAAGCCCTTTAAGCTGAACAGGATTCAGCAGGCCCTCGAGAAATACCGCCATTACAGGGAAAGCCTGAAGGAAGCGGGCACTCTGTCACAGGAGCAGCTCGATGCTCTGCTTTATGCCAAGCAGGCGAAGAAAGAAGAAAACGTATTGCCTAAAGGGCTGAATGAATTCACTTTAAATGAAATTACCGTATTTATGAAACAGCAGACCGAACCCCGCTCTGCCGAAGAAGTTGCGAACGGCATCGGTATTGCCAGAGTCACCGCCCGCCGCTATCTTGATTATCTGGAAAAAAGCGGTGCGATCCGGCTGGATATTCAGTACGGAGGCGTGGGCAGGCCGGTTAATCGGTATGTCATCGTTTAG